One window from the genome of Nocardioides panaciterrulae encodes:
- a CDS encoding branched-chain amino acid aminotransferase: MQISTTHNAQPVTDARLAEILANPGFGQYFTDHMFTVEWTPAEGWHDARITPYGPLTLDPATAVLHYAQETFEGMKAYRHEDGSIWSFRPEENAARMARSSKRLAFPVLDEADFVQAVDELVAVDQRWVPDSTGEKSLYVRPFMIATEKFLGVRPSQHVTFMVIASPAGAYFKGGVKPVTLWLTEEYTRAGRGGMGAAKTGGNYASSLVAQQEASAHGCDQVVFLDAQEGKYVEELGGMNMYFVFDDGHIVTPATGTILEGITRSSIIELAGKLGHQVEERRFSIDEWREGVTSGRITEIFACGTAAVVTPVGSLKWEGGEVPAPVGTELTMKVRQALVDIQYGRAEDAFGWMHRIV, from the coding sequence ATGCAGATCAGCACCACCCACAACGCCCAGCCGGTCACGGACGCGCGTCTCGCGGAGATCCTGGCCAACCCCGGGTTCGGTCAGTACTTCACCGACCACATGTTCACCGTGGAGTGGACCCCGGCGGAGGGGTGGCACGACGCGCGGATCACGCCGTACGGCCCGCTGACGCTGGACCCGGCGACCGCGGTGCTGCACTACGCGCAGGAGACCTTCGAGGGCATGAAGGCCTATCGGCACGAGGACGGCTCGATCTGGTCGTTCCGCCCGGAGGAGAACGCCGCCCGGATGGCCCGCTCGAGCAAGCGGCTGGCCTTCCCGGTGCTCGACGAGGCCGACTTCGTGCAGGCCGTCGACGAGCTGGTCGCCGTCGACCAGCGGTGGGTGCCGGACTCCACGGGCGAGAAGAGCCTCTACGTCCGCCCGTTCATGATCGCCACCGAGAAGTTCCTCGGGGTGCGCCCCAGCCAGCACGTCACCTTCATGGTGATCGCCAGCCCGGCCGGCGCCTACTTCAAGGGCGGGGTCAAGCCGGTCACGCTGTGGCTGACCGAGGAGTACACCCGCGCCGGCCGCGGCGGCATGGGCGCCGCCAAGACCGGCGGCAACTACGCCAGCTCGCTGGTCGCGCAGCAGGAGGCCTCCGCCCACGGCTGCGACCAGGTGGTCTTCCTCGACGCGCAGGAGGGGAAGTACGTCGAGGAGCTCGGCGGCATGAACATGTACTTCGTCTTCGACGACGGCCACATCGTCACCCCGGCGACCGGCACCATCCTCGAGGGCATCACCCGCTCGAGCATCATCGAGCTCGCCGGCAAGCTCGGCCACCAGGTCGAGGAGCGCCGGTTCTCCATCGACGAGTGGCGCGAGGGCGTGACCAGCGGCCGGATCACCGAGATCTTCGCCTGCGGCACCGCCGCCGTGGTGACCCCCGTGGGCAGCCTGAAGTGGGAGGGCGGCGAGGTGCCCGCCCCGGTCGGCACCGAGCTGACGATGAAGGTGCGCCAGGCGCTCGTGGACATCCAGTACGGCCGCGCCGAGGACGCCTTCGGCTGGATGCACCGGATCGTCTGA
- a CDS encoding protein kinase domain-containing protein, whose amino-acid sequence MTTAPRPDLPESRSVGGYTLLARIGEGGMGVVHLARRPGGERVALKVLRPHVVGDDEARARLAREVGSLRRIRSRWVAEIVDADPWAEVPYVATRYVPGLSLHDHVVEEGPITGEDLTWFAGCLAEGVATVHAAGVLHRDIKPSNVLMEGRTPILIDFGLARVADDPKLTHTGWLLGTPGYLAPEILYGDDATTASDVHSWAATVAYAGTGRAPFGRGPTMAIMDRVRRGEHRLDGLPEPLRGVVEQALDPDPGLRPSVADLRAWLRPDDGGTRRHPGLPGHRGRPVDPLTVPLAALSQQAADRPTDGFDGGFADGVDGEQPPGTLVDPDGHEPTRALPGEWRDPAYRAAEPWAEGAAWPQDDDRPQQAWDQQQAWDQEEAWPPAPRRAPWPERLRRGVLLLTGAVAAGAAVAAYPWPVAALLLGGTWLLRSGSSAASAAGDRRRLRGRRWYDGVQFLLAAPWHLTRSIVGTVVLALWSLGLALAALLVCYAVAAGPTATLFAGGTVFAGSLWLGPGASRVRSPLARVLHPLSAAPQRWLAALAVLLAVVVGLVLRVDSAGTSWFPGTDQPFAGLSLPHGLPSLPGR is encoded by the coding sequence GTGACGACCGCGCCGCGCCCCGACCTGCCCGAGAGCCGGAGCGTGGGTGGCTACACCCTCCTCGCCCGGATCGGCGAGGGCGGCATGGGCGTGGTCCACCTCGCCCGCCGGCCCGGCGGGGAGCGGGTCGCGCTGAAGGTGCTGCGGCCGCACGTGGTCGGCGACGACGAGGCCCGGGCCCGGCTCGCGCGCGAGGTCGGCTCGCTGCGCCGGATCCGCAGCCGCTGGGTCGCCGAGATCGTCGACGCCGACCCCTGGGCCGAGGTGCCCTACGTCGCCACCCGCTACGTCCCCGGCCTCTCGTTGCACGACCACGTCGTGGAGGAGGGGCCGATCACCGGCGAGGACCTGACCTGGTTCGCCGGCTGCCTGGCCGAGGGGGTCGCCACGGTGCACGCCGCGGGGGTGCTGCACCGCGACATCAAGCCGTCCAACGTGCTGATGGAGGGCCGCACCCCCATCCTCATCGACTTCGGCCTGGCCCGGGTCGCCGACGACCCGAAGCTCACCCACACCGGCTGGCTGCTCGGCACGCCGGGCTACCTCGCGCCGGAGATCCTCTACGGCGACGACGCCACCACCGCCTCCGACGTGCACTCGTGGGCGGCCACCGTGGCCTACGCCGGGACCGGACGCGCGCCGTTCGGCCGCGGGCCCACGATGGCGATCATGGACCGGGTCCGCCGCGGCGAGCACCGGCTCGACGGCCTGCCGGAGCCGCTGCGCGGCGTCGTGGAGCAGGCGCTCGACCCCGACCCCGGGCTCCGGCCGAGCGTGGCGGACCTGCGCGCCTGGCTGCGCCCCGACGACGGCGGCACGCGCCGACACCCGGGGCTCCCCGGCCACCGGGGGCGACCGGTCGACCCGCTGACCGTGCCGCTCGCGGCCCTCTCCCAGCAGGCCGCCGACCGCCCGACCGACGGGTTCGACGGCGGGTTCGCCGACGGGGTTGACGGCGAGCAACCCCCCGGGACCCTCGTCGACCCCGACGGCCACGAGCCGACCCGCGCGCTGCCGGGGGAGTGGCGCGACCCGGCCTACCGCGCCGCCGAGCCCTGGGCCGAGGGGGCCGCGTGGCCCCAGGACGACGACCGGCCGCAGCAGGCCTGGGACCAGCAGCAGGCCTGGGACCAGGAGGAGGCCTGGCCGCCCGCCCCGCGGCGGGCGCCGTGGCCCGAACGGCTGCGCCGCGGGGTGCTGCTCCTCACCGGCGCGGTCGCGGCCGGGGCCGCGGTCGCGGCGTACCCCTGGCCGGTCGCCGCCCTGCTGCTCGGTGGCACCTGGCTGCTGCGCAGCGGGTCGTCGGCGGCGAGCGCCGCCGGGGACCGGCGCCGCCTGCGCGGACGCAGGTGGTACGACGGGGTCCAGTTCCTGCTCGCCGCCCCCTGGCACCTGACCCGCTCGATCGTGGGCACCGTGGTGCTGGCCCTGTGGAGCCTCGGCCTCGCGCTGGCCGCCCTGCTCGTCTGCTACGCGGTCGCCGCCGGGCCGACCGCCACCCTGTTCGCCGGCGGCACGGTGTTCGCCGGCTCCCTGTGGCTGGGGCCCGGGGCGTCGCGGGTGCGCTCGCCGCTGGCCCGGGTCCTGCACCCGCTCTCGGCGGCGCCGCAGCGCTGGCTGGCTGCCCTGGCGGTCCTGCTCGCGGTCGTCGTCGGCCTGGTGCTGCGGGTGGATTCGGCCGGCACGTCGTGGTTCCCCGGGACCGACCAGCCGTTCGCCGGCCTCTCGCTGCCCCACGGCCTGCCGTCCCTGCCGGGTCGCTGA
- a CDS encoding O-methyltransferase — protein MSAPPDLPEIVARAFAVSRTAGYVSFCRNETGRLLATLAATRSGTMAEFGTGCGVGTAWLRSGLRGDARILTAELDDRLAGAAAKIFVDDPQVEVLSADWSTLLDKGPFSLLFLDSGEPTQVGVDAIADLVEEGGLVVLDDFVPCEMWPPITGGRVDSLREQWLTDERFTAVEVMVAPDASTILATRR, from the coding sequence ATGTCCGCTCCCCCCGACCTGCCCGAGATCGTCGCGCGCGCGTTCGCGGTCTCCCGCACCGCCGGCTACGTGTCGTTCTGCCGCAACGAGACCGGCCGTCTGCTCGCGACGCTGGCGGCGACCCGGAGCGGCACGATGGCGGAGTTCGGCACCGGCTGCGGCGTCGGCACCGCCTGGCTGCGCTCGGGGCTGCGCGGCGACGCGCGGATCCTCACCGCCGAGCTCGACGACCGGCTGGCCGGCGCCGCCGCGAAGATCTTCGTCGACGACCCGCAGGTCGAGGTGCTCTCCGCCGACTGGTCGACGCTGCTCGACAAGGGCCCGTTCTCGCTGCTCTTCCTCGACTCCGGGGAGCCCACGCAGGTGGGTGTCGACGCGATCGCCGACCTGGTCGAGGAGGGCGGCCTGGTCGTGCTCGACGACTTCGTCCCCTGCGAGATGTGGCCACCGATCACCGGCGGCCGGGTGGACAGCCTGCGCGAGCAGTGGCTGACCGACGAGCGGTTCACCGCCGTGGAGGTCATGGTCGCCCCGGACGCCTCCACGATCCTCGCCACCCGGCGCTGA
- the cimA gene encoding citramalate synthase: MDLQGAFHVYDTTLRDGAQQEGLNLTVADKLAIARQLDGLGVGFIEGGWPGANPKDTEFFRRAAQELELGHARLTAFGATRRAGVRAADDPLVAALRESGAGVVTLVAKSHDRHVELALRTTLQENLAMVRDTVAHLRAEGQQVFLDAEHFFDGYRANRDYALEVLRTAAEAGAEVVALCDTNGGMLPGWVADVVYDVIETTGVRVGIHCHNDTGCAVANTLAAVEAGATHVQGTINGYGERTGNADLVTVVANLELKLDRTVLPAGLLRDATRIAHAVAEVTNVPPSSRQPYVGTSAFAHKAGLHASAIKVDPNLYQHLDPVTVGNDMRLLVSDMAGRASIELKGRELGFDLSDGSPEDKALVSRITQRVKELEARGHTFEAADASFELLLLEEVEGARPSYFEVESWRVITETLDRRSTSDEAVSEATVKLRAGGVRFVVTGEGNGPVNALDQALREAIGQAYPEVAKFELIDYKVRILDQGHGTDAITRVLIETSDGESSWVTVGVGHNVIEASWQALVDGLTFGLRRQQA; this comes from the coding sequence ATGGACCTGCAGGGCGCGTTCCACGTCTACGACACCACGCTGCGCGACGGCGCGCAGCAGGAGGGGCTGAACCTCACGGTCGCGGACAAGCTCGCCATCGCGCGCCAGCTGGACGGGCTCGGGGTCGGCTTCATCGAGGGCGGCTGGCCGGGCGCGAACCCCAAGGACACCGAGTTCTTCCGCCGGGCCGCGCAGGAGCTGGAACTGGGGCACGCGCGGCTGACGGCCTTCGGCGCCACCCGCCGGGCCGGGGTGCGGGCGGCCGACGACCCGCTGGTCGCCGCGCTGCGCGAGAGCGGGGCGGGGGTCGTGACGTTGGTGGCCAAGTCCCACGACCGGCACGTCGAGCTGGCGCTGCGCACCACGCTGCAGGAGAACCTCGCGATGGTCCGCGACACCGTCGCCCATCTGCGGGCCGAGGGACAGCAGGTCTTCCTCGACGCCGAGCACTTCTTCGACGGCTACCGCGCCAACCGCGACTACGCGCTGGAGGTGCTGCGGACCGCCGCCGAGGCCGGCGCCGAGGTCGTGGCGCTGTGCGACACCAACGGCGGGATGCTGCCGGGCTGGGTCGCCGATGTGGTGTACGACGTCATCGAGACCACCGGGGTGCGGGTGGGCATCCACTGCCACAACGACACCGGCTGCGCGGTCGCCAACACGCTCGCGGCGGTGGAGGCCGGCGCCACCCACGTGCAGGGCACGATCAACGGGTACGGCGAGCGCACCGGCAACGCCGACCTGGTGACCGTGGTGGCCAACCTCGAGCTCAAGCTGGACCGCACGGTGCTGCCGGCCGGGCTGCTGCGCGACGCCACCCGGATCGCGCACGCGGTCGCCGAGGTGACCAACGTGCCGCCCTCCTCGCGTCAGCCGTACGTCGGGACCTCGGCGTTCGCCCACAAGGCCGGCCTGCACGCGAGCGCGATCAAGGTCGACCCGAACCTCTACCAGCACCTCGACCCCGTGACCGTCGGCAACGACATGCGCCTGCTGGTCTCCGACATGGCCGGGCGTGCCTCGATCGAGCTGAAGGGCCGCGAGCTCGGCTTCGACCTCTCCGACGGATCACCGGAGGACAAGGCCCTGGTCTCCCGGATCACCCAGCGGGTCAAGGAGCTGGAGGCCCGGGGGCACACGTTCGAGGCCGCCGACGCCTCCTTCGAGCTGCTGCTGCTCGAGGAGGTGGAGGGCGCGCGGCCGTCGTACTTCGAGGTCGAGTCGTGGCGGGTGATCACCGAGACGCTCGACCGGCGCAGCACCTCCGACGAGGCGGTGTCGGAGGCGACGGTCAAGCTGCGCGCCGGCGGGGTCCGCTTCGTGGTCACCGGGGAGGGCAACGGCCCGGTCAACGCCCTGGACCAGGCGCTGCGCGAGGCGATCGGGCAGGCCTACCCCGAGGTGGCCAAGTTCGAGCTGATCGACTACAAGGTGCGCATCCTGGACCAGGGCCACGGCACCGACGCGATCACCCGGGTGCTGATCGAGACCAGTGACGGCGAGTCGTCCTGGGTCACGGTGGGCGTCGGTCACAACGTCATCGAGGCGTCCTGGCAGGCGCTCGTCGACGGGCTGACCTTCGGGCTCCGGCGCCAGCAGGCCTGA
- a CDS encoding 3-isopropylmalate dehydrogenase: MTDTTPAVAAASGTVRLAVIPGDGIGPEVTAEALKVLEAAAPAGVKFEPTRYDLGAERYLATGEVLPDSVLEEVRGQDAILLGAVGGRPGDPNLPPGILERGLLLRLRFELDHYVNLRPSRIFPGAVSPLRPEITGHPGEVDFVVVREGTEGPYTGNGGAVRVGTPHEVATEVSLNTAYGVERVVRDAFARARRRPRRKLTLVHKTNVLVNAGKVWSRLVDEVGREFPEVAVDYLHVDAATIFLATDPRRFDVIVTDNLFGDILTDLAAAITGGIGLAASGNINPDRTAPSMFEPVHGSAPDIAGQQKADPTAAILSASLLLDHLGYADAAAAVERAVVADLAERTPGATRRTAEIGDAVAARVGG, encoded by the coding sequence ATGACTGACACGACCCCGGCCGTCGCCGCCGCCTCGGGCACCGTCCGCCTCGCCGTCATCCCCGGAGACGGGATCGGGCCGGAGGTGACCGCGGAGGCCCTGAAGGTCCTCGAGGCCGCGGCGCCGGCCGGGGTCAAGTTCGAGCCCACCCGCTACGACCTCGGCGCTGAGCGCTACCTCGCGACCGGTGAGGTGCTGCCCGACTCGGTGCTCGAGGAGGTCCGCGGCCAGGACGCGATCCTGCTCGGCGCCGTCGGCGGCCGGCCCGGCGACCCGAACCTGCCGCCCGGCATCCTCGAGCGCGGGCTGCTGCTGCGGCTGCGCTTCGAGCTCGACCACTACGTCAACCTGCGCCCCTCCCGGATCTTCCCGGGCGCGGTCTCGCCGCTCCGTCCCGAGATCACGGGGCACCCCGGCGAGGTCGACTTCGTGGTCGTCCGCGAGGGCACCGAGGGCCCCTACACCGGCAACGGCGGCGCGGTCCGGGTCGGCACCCCCCACGAGGTGGCGACCGAGGTCTCGCTCAACACGGCGTACGGCGTCGAGCGGGTGGTGCGCGACGCGTTCGCCCGGGCCCGGCGCCGGCCGCGCCGGAAGCTGACGCTGGTCCACAAGACCAACGTGCTGGTCAACGCCGGCAAGGTCTGGAGCCGGCTGGTCGACGAGGTCGGGCGCGAGTTCCCCGAGGTGGCCGTGGACTACCTGCACGTGGACGCCGCGACGATCTTCCTCGCCACCGACCCGCGGCGCTTCGACGTGATCGTCACCGACAACCTCTTCGGCGACATCCTCACCGACCTGGCCGCCGCGATCACCGGCGGCATCGGGCTGGCCGCGTCGGGCAACATCAACCCCGACCGCACCGCGCCCTCGATGTTCGAGCCCGTGCACGGCTCCGCGCCGGACATCGCGGGTCAGCAGAAGGCCGACCCCACCGCCGCGATCCTCTCGGCGTCGTTGCTGCTCGACCACCTCGGGTACGCCGACGCCGCGGCCGCCGTCGAGCGTGCGGTCGTGGCCGACCTCGCCGAGCGCACCCCGGGCGCCACCCGGCGCACGGCCGAGATCGGCGACGCCGTGGCCGCGCGGGTCGGCGGCTGA